A section of the Chryseobacterium ginsenosidimutans genome encodes:
- the trpA gene encoding tryptophan synthase subunit alpha: protein MKKLNIYFTAGIPQLEDTADIIKLIQDSGADMMEIGMPYSDPVADGPVIQKAHELALQNGMTIEKLFSQLKTIKNELKIPVILMGYINPVLSFGFENFCKECSESGVSGLIIPDLPPIEFEKYYREILEKYNLNFTFLITPETSDERILYLDSLSSGFLYAVSSSSTTGNKSSVLKNEAYLEKIASLPLKNPVMIGFGIKSKQDFENVTEKADGGIIGTAFVHILLQDRNWQKKAIDFIHSIKA from the coding sequence ATGAAAAAACTAAACATATACTTCACAGCAGGAATTCCGCAACTGGAAGATACGGCTGATATAATAAAATTAATTCAGGATTCCGGAGCAGATATGATGGAAATCGGAATGCCATATTCAGATCCGGTTGCCGATGGCCCTGTTATTCAAAAAGCTCATGAACTGGCTTTGCAAAATGGAATGACCATTGAAAAGCTATTTTCACAGTTAAAAACCATTAAAAACGAACTCAAAATTCCGGTGATTTTGATGGGATATATTAATCCTGTTTTGAGTTTCGGTTTTGAAAATTTTTGTAAGGAATGTTCCGAAAGTGGAGTTTCAGGATTAATTATTCCCGACTTACCTCCTATCGAATTCGAAAAATATTACCGCGAAATTTTAGAAAAATACAATTTGAATTTCACATTTTTGATCACTCCGGAAACTTCCGATGAAAGAATTTTATATTTAGATTCTTTAAGTTCCGGGTTTTTATATGCCGTAAGTTCCTCATCAACAACAGGAAATAAAAGTTCAGTTTTGAAAAATGAAGCTTATTTGGAAAAAATAGCGTCTCTTCCTCTAAAAAATCCTGTGATGATCGGTTTTGGAATTAAATCAAAGCAAGATTTTGAAAACGTCACCGAAAAAGCGGACGGTGGAATCATCGGAACTGCCTTTGTACATATTTTACTACAAGATAGAAATTGGCAGAAAAAAGCCATAGATTTTATACATTCTATAAAAGCGTAA
- the lipB gene encoding lipoyl(octanoyl) transferase LipB, translated as MNTHQNKAVEFEDLGIKEYQPAWDYQEKLMKDIIDIKIKNRDLPAEQHIATPNHFLLVEHPHVYTLGKSGHEENMLAGIDKLKEIDATFVKVNRGGDITYHGYGQIVGYPVLDLENFFTDIHKYMRNLEEVIIRTIADYGLKGERSPGETGVWLDVGKPYARKICAMGVKASRWVTLHGFALNINTNMRYFEYIIPCGIKDKQVTSLKRELERELTPEEMEDIKAKIRKHFADVFEAELLVKA; from the coding sequence ATGAACACACATCAGAATAAAGCAGTAGAATTTGAAGATTTAGGCATAAAAGAATATCAGCCCGCTTGGGATTATCAGGAAAAACTGATGAAAGATATTATTGACATCAAAATCAAAAACCGCGATCTTCCTGCTGAACAGCATATTGCAACACCCAATCATTTTCTTTTAGTAGAACATCCTCACGTTTATACCTTAGGGAAAAGCGGACATGAAGAAAATATGCTTGCCGGAATTGATAAGCTAAAAGAGATTGATGCAACTTTCGTAAAAGTAAACCGTGGCGGCGATATTACCTATCACGGGTACGGACAAATCGTTGGTTATCCTGTTTTAGACCTTGAAAATTTCTTTACGGATATTCATAAATATATGAGAAATCTGGAAGAAGTGATTATCAGAACTATTGCCGATTATGGGTTGAAAGGTGAACGTTCTCCCGGAGAAACCGGAGTTTGGCTGGATGTCGGTAAACCTTACGCCAGAAAAATCTGCGCGATGGGCGTAAAAGCTTCCCGTTGGGTAACTTTACACGGTTTTGCATTAAATATCAATACCAATATGCGTTATTTTGAATACATTATCCCTTGTGGAATCAAAGACAAGCAGGTAACTTCTTTAAAAAGAGAGCTTGAAAGAGAACTGACTCCAGAAGAAATGGAAGATATTAAAGCTAAGATCAGAAAACATTTTGCGGATGTTTTTGAGGCAGAATTGTTGGTAAAAGCTTAG
- a CDS encoding NAD(P)H-dependent oxidoreductase, which yields MSLIEDLNWRHAVKAYDPTKKVSQEDLYKILEAARLAPTSSGLQPFRVIVVENQELKEKMVAGALNPEVMRDSSHVLVFAAWDSYSSEKIDKVYDLHTDVRDLPKGRFNSYTDMLKKLYGAQTPAEHFAHTARQTYISLGLAMAQAAELKIDSTPAEGFSNEVVDEILNLKELGLKSVSLLYLGYRDAEKDWLSTMKKVRVPMEEFIITK from the coding sequence ATGTCATTAATAGAAGACCTAAATTGGAGACATGCAGTAAAAGCATACGATCCGACAAAAAAAGTATCACAGGAAGATTTATATAAGATTTTAGAAGCTGCAAGATTAGCTCCAACGTCATCAGGATTACAGCCTTTCCGCGTTATAGTTGTAGAAAATCAGGAATTGAAAGAAAAAATGGTTGCTGGAGCTTTAAATCCGGAAGTAATGAGAGACTCTTCTCATGTTTTGGTATTTGCCGCTTGGGATAGCTATTCAAGTGAAAAGATTGATAAAGTATATGATCTTCATACTGATGTAAGAGATCTGCCAAAAGGACGTTTCAACAGTTATACCGATATGCTGAAAAAACTTTACGGAGCTCAAACTCCCGCAGAGCATTTTGCACACACAGCCCGCCAAACGTATATCTCTTTAGGATTAGCAATGGCTCAGGCTGCTGAATTGAAAATCGACAGTACACCAGCAGAAGGATTCAGCAATGAGGTTGTTGATGAAATTCTTAATTTAAAAGAATTAGGTTTAAAAAGTGTAAGCCTTTTATATCTCGGTTACAGAGATGCCGAAAAAGACTGGCTTTCTACAATGAAAAAAGTGAGAGTTCCTATGGAGGAATTTATCATTACAAAATAA
- a CDS encoding MarR family winged helix-turn-helix transcriptional regulator has translation MENLKQLKLENQICFPLYVIAKEITGLYRPFLDELDITYSQYLVMMVLWENDGLTVSHIGDKLFLDSGTLTPLLKRLEAKGFIIRKRKKEDERVVEAFLTEVGQQLQQKACEIPKKIQQKIGIEPEDLIQLKDTVQKILSKIEK, from the coding sequence ATGGAAAATCTAAAACAGCTAAAACTGGAAAACCAAATCTGCTTCCCTTTATATGTGATCGCAAAAGAGATCACGGGACTTTACAGACCTTTTCTTGATGAGCTGGATATCACTTACTCTCAATATCTTGTAATGATGGTACTTTGGGAGAATGACGGACTTACCGTAAGCCATATCGGGGATAAATTATTCCTCGACAGCGGTACTCTGACGCCTCTTCTGAAAAGGCTTGAAGCTAAAGGATTTATCATAAGAAAAAGAAAAAAAGAAGATGAAAGAGTGGTTGAAGCATTTTTAACTGAAGTCGGACAACAACTGCAGCAAAAAGCTTGTGAAATTCCAAAGAAGATTCAACAAAAAATAGGTATTGAGCCTGAAGATCTCATTCAGCTTAAAGATACCGTACAAAAAATATTAAGCAAAATAGAAAAATAA
- a CDS encoding organic hydroperoxide resistance protein has product MKTLYTTKVTAKGGRSGHVKSENGVLDLEVRMPKALGGANEDYANPEMLFAAGYSACFDSALSRVISLSKVKTGETTVAAKVSIGQLENGGFGLAVELDVNIPEVSIEEAQSLTEKAHEVCPYSNATRNNIEVKLSVTNN; this is encoded by the coding sequence ATGAAAACATTATATACAACAAAAGTAACCGCAAAAGGTGGCAGAAGCGGACATGTAAAAAGTGAAAACGGAGTTCTTGATCTTGAAGTAAGAATGCCCAAAGCTCTTGGTGGAGCCAATGAAGATTATGCAAACCCTGAAATGCTTTTTGCAGCAGGATATTCAGCTTGTTTTGACAGTGCTTTGAGCAGAGTGATCAGTTTATCAAAAGTAAAAACGGGCGAAACAACTGTTGCCGCTAAAGTTAGCATCGGGCAATTGGAAAACGGAGGATTTGGTCTTGCAGTGGAATTGGATGTAAATATTCCCGAAGTTTCAATTGAAGAAGCACAGTCTTTAACGGAAAAAGCCCATGAAGTTTGTCCTTATTCTAATGCTACAAGAAATAATATTGAAGTAAAACTTTCGGTGACGAATAACTAA
- a CDS encoding FUSC family protein: MKENAFSQLSDQELLEKKKQLKSSNIINAVIIGVLIGVVIYSFIKSGFRLFTFLPLLFVYFIVKNQNESKELEKEIKSRNVKQE; this comes from the coding sequence ATGAAAGAAAATGCATTTAGCCAATTAAGCGATCAGGAATTATTAGAAAAAAAGAAACAACTAAAATCCAGCAATATAATAAATGCTGTAATTATTGGCGTATTAATAGGAGTTGTAATTTACAGCTTCATAAAAAGTGGTTTCAGGCTTTTTACATTTTTGCCATTACTTTTCGTTTACTTCATTGTAAAAAACCAAAATGAGAGCAAAGAACTTGAAAAGGAAATTAAATCCCGAAATGTAAAGCAAGAATAA
- a CDS encoding lactonase family protein: MKNFLIFIFTICIFLNFYSQNTYAFFGSFNRDKDTEGIYVYELDTIRGNLSKITTFKGILNPSFLTLSPNGKYVFACTESKTQNGGSVSSFEFNPENKSLTFINKQKSGGENPVYLTVHKNGKWLVNGNYTEGSISVYPISENGKIKPYVQNFQFAEGSINPDRQDRSHIHSAVFSPNFDYIFFPDLGADKIRTYRFENESKQPLQNAEIPFTKTTLGSGPRHFTFHPNGKFAYCIEEMGGTVSTYSYENGKLNNLQRINTHSDKYKDDFESSDVHISPDGKFLYASNRGKENNIAIFSIQNDGKLKTVGYQSTKGKHPRVFALDPTGKFLITTNAVSGDVVVFKRNSETGLLKKVGKKIKIKNASSIQIRKY; this comes from the coding sequence TTGAAAAACTTCCTAATATTCATCTTCACAATCTGTATTTTTCTTAACTTTTACTCTCAAAATACATATGCTTTTTTCGGATCATTCAATCGGGACAAAGATACAGAAGGGATCTACGTTTATGAATTAGATACAATTCGTGGAAACTTGTCTAAAATAACGACTTTTAAAGGCATTTTAAATCCGTCATTTCTCACTTTATCTCCAAACGGAAAATATGTTTTTGCCTGTACAGAAAGTAAAACTCAAAATGGAGGAAGTGTAAGCAGTTTTGAATTTAACCCTGAAAATAAATCATTAACCTTCATCAATAAGCAAAAAAGTGGTGGCGAAAACCCGGTTTATCTGACAGTTCATAAAAACGGTAAATGGCTGGTTAATGGCAATTATACTGAAGGCAGTATTTCTGTTTATCCAATTTCAGAAAACGGAAAAATTAAACCTTATGTTCAGAACTTTCAATTCGCGGAAGGAAGTATAAACCCTGACAGACAAGATCGTTCGCATATTCATTCTGCTGTTTTCTCTCCTAATTTCGACTATATCTTTTTTCCGGATTTGGGAGCTGATAAAATCAGAACCTATCGATTTGAAAATGAATCGAAACAACCTTTACAAAATGCTGAAATTCCTTTTACAAAAACGACTTTGGGAAGCGGACCGAGACACTTCACATTCCATCCCAACGGAAAATTTGCCTACTGTATTGAAGAAATGGGAGGAACAGTAAGCACTTATTCCTATGAAAACGGAAAACTCAACAATCTTCAAAGGATCAACACCCATTCCGACAAGTATAAAGACGATTTTGAAAGTTCCGACGTTCACATTTCGCCCGATGGAAAATTTTTATATGCTTCCAATCGTGGAAAAGAAAATAATATCGCCATATTTTCAATCCAAAACGACGGGAAATTGAAAACAGTCGGCTATCAATCAACAAAGGGAAAACATCCGAGAGTTTTTGCTCTTGATCCAACCGGAAAATTTTTAATTACAACCAATGCTGTAAGCGGTGATGTGGTTGTTTTTAAACGGAATTCAGAGACGGGTTTATTGAAAAAAGTGGGTAAAAAGATTAAAATTAAAAATGCTTCCAGCATACAGATAAGGAAGTATTAA
- a CDS encoding peptide deformylase, whose amino-acid sequence MKKLSFLFILFIGLLNAQKLTSSEISIINQGDKNTALPIYQTTDDNQHKTLLSLSTEIDPLDKNTAILVNRMKESLTATEGGVGIAAPQVGINRKIIWVQRFDKAGEPLEYFINPVIVWRSELQNLGPEGDLSIPHFRDQFYRSKVIQLEYVDLKGQKYSEIVEGFTAVIFQHEIDHLFGILISDKKEKEKNDAYQPVDAFKKSDSVTR is encoded by the coding sequence ATGAAAAAGCTATCCTTTCTCTTCATACTTTTCATCGGTTTACTAAATGCTCAGAAATTGACTTCAAGTGAGATTTCAATCATCAATCAAGGTGATAAAAATACCGCTTTGCCCATTTACCAGACAACGGATGACAATCAGCATAAAACATTGTTAAGCCTTTCCACAGAAATTGATCCGCTTGATAAAAATACAGCAATTTTGGTCAACCGAATGAAAGAATCTTTAACAGCAACAGAGGGTGGAGTAGGAATTGCTGCGCCGCAAGTCGGAATCAATAGAAAAATTATCTGGGTTCAGCGTTTTGATAAAGCCGGAGAACCGTTGGAATATTTTATCAATCCCGTAATTGTTTGGAGATCAGAATTACAGAATCTTGGCCCGGAAGGCGATTTGTCGATTCCTCATTTCAGGGATCAGTTTTACCGTAGTAAAGTCATTCAATTGGAGTATGTTGATTTAAAAGGACAAAAGTATTCAGAAATAGTGGAAGGTTTTACGGCAGTTATTTTCCAACACGAAATCGATCATCTCTTCGGGATTTTAATTTCAGATAAAAAAGAAAAGGAGAAGAATGATGCTTATCAACCTGTTGATGCTTTTAAGAAAAGTGATTCTGTGACGAGATAA
- a CDS encoding ChaN family lipoprotein, with amino-acid sequence MKNIFIAILLICFSVINAQNFKAYQFYDQKGKEIKTEKLVKELADYDVVFFGENHNSSINHWLQLKITEALFEKKNGQLILGAEMFERDNQSQLNQYLSGKFDAKTLKDSARLWNNFTTDYKPLVDFAKDKKLNFIATNIPRKYASQTSKEGLESLNSLSEKEKTYIAQLPIKVTLDTPGYPEMKTMMGEHADGTKVMNFISAQATKDATMAESILKNMQAGKTFIHYNGNYHSKEFGGIYWYIKQKNPNLKMAVISVFESENPELKIPEKDYIPTDFNLIIPSDMTKTY; translated from the coding sequence ATGAAAAATATTTTCATAGCCATATTATTGATATGTTTCAGTGTTATCAATGCACAAAACTTCAAAGCATATCAATTTTATGATCAAAAAGGAAAGGAGATCAAGACAGAAAAATTAGTTAAAGAATTAGCCGATTATGATGTCGTTTTTTTTGGTGAAAATCATAACAGTTCGATCAATCACTGGCTTCAGCTGAAAATTACCGAAGCCTTGTTTGAAAAGAAAAACGGACAGCTTATTTTAGGTGCTGAAATGTTTGAAAGAGATAATCAATCTCAGTTAAATCAATATTTGAGCGGGAAATTTGATGCTAAAACATTAAAGGATTCTGCCCGTTTGTGGAATAATTTTACGACAGATTACAAACCGTTGGTTGATTTTGCTAAAGATAAAAAACTGAATTTCATCGCCACCAATATTCCAAGAAAATATGCTTCTCAGACTTCAAAAGAAGGGCTGGAATCATTAAATAGTTTAAGTGAAAAAGAGAAAACTTATATTGCACAATTACCCATAAAAGTGACTTTGGATACTCCCGGTTATCCCGAAATGAAAACGATGATGGGCGAACATGCAGACGGTACCAAAGTGATGAATTTTATCTCCGCACAGGCAACAAAAGATGCAACAATGGCAGAATCTATTTTGAAGAATATGCAAGCCGGGAAAACTTTTATTCATTACAACGGAAATTACCACAGCAAAGAATTTGGCGGAATTTATTGGTATATCAAACAGAAAAACCCAAATCTGAAAATGGCTGTCATTTCTGTATTTGAATCCGAAAATCCTGAATTAAAGATTCCCGAAAAAGACTATATTCCAACGGATTTTAACTTGATTATTCCGAGTGATATGACGAAGACTTATTAG
- a CDS encoding hemin-degrading factor, translating to MSTLVNDLREKWEALKAENPHLRIRNAATELGVSEAELLATNVGEGVTILKPEFKDILTETEQLGKVMALTRNEECVHERKGTYQNGDFSSPHAQLFVGEDIDLRIFLNHWKFAFGVVEGDKKSLQFFGKDGLALHKIYLTKDSNEAAFDVIVEKFKAEEQNSTLELETVAPKASEKADSEIDVEGFQKAWTELKDTHDFFMMTRKFGVSRTQALRLAPEGFTKKIDNAKVVSVLEDASEKELPIMIFVGNRGIIQIHTGNVKKVLWHQQWFNVMDPDFNLHLDVTKIAEAWIVKKPTEDGEVTAIEVFNKEGDFIVQFFGKRKPGIPELQEWKNLVADLEK from the coding sequence ATGAGCACATTAGTTAATGATCTGAGAGAAAAATGGGAAGCTCTGAAAGCTGAAAACCCACATTTGAGAATCAGAAATGCAGCAACAGAATTAGGAGTAAGTGAAGCTGAATTATTGGCAACAAACGTAGGAGAGGGAGTTACAATTCTTAAGCCAGAATTTAAAGATATTTTAACTGAAACTGAGCAATTAGGAAAAGTAATGGCTCTTACGCGTAACGAGGAGTGTGTTCACGAGAGAAAAGGCACTTACCAGAACGGAGATTTCAGCAGCCCTCACGCACAACTTTTCGTTGGAGAAGATATTGATTTGAGGATTTTCCTGAACCACTGGAAATTTGCTTTCGGAGTAGTGGAAGGTGACAAAAAAAGTCTGCAGTTCTTCGGAAAAGATGGATTGGCGCTACATAAAATTTATTTAACAAAAGACAGCAACGAAGCTGCTTTCGATGTTATTGTTGAGAAATTCAAAGCTGAAGAACAAAATTCAACGTTGGAATTAGAAACAGTGGCTCCAAAAGCTAGTGAAAAAGCAGATTCTGAAATCGATGTTGAGGGTTTCCAAAAAGCATGGACAGAATTGAAAGATACTCATGATTTCTTCATGATGACCAGAAAATTCGGTGTAAGCAGAACTCAGGCATTAAGATTGGCTCCGGAAGGATTCACAAAAAAAATTGATAATGCAAAAGTGGTAAGTGTTCTTGAAGATGCTTCTGAAAAAGAACTTCCAATTATGATTTTTGTTGGAAACAGAGGGATTATCCAGATCCATACAGGAAATGTGAAAAAAGTTCTTTGGCATCAGCAATGGTTCAACGTAATGGATCCTGATTTCAACTTACACCTTGATGTAACAAAAATCGCTGAAGCCTGGATCGTGAAAAAGCCAACAGAAGATGGCGAAGTAACGGCTATCGAGGTATTCAATAAAGAAGGAGACTTTATCGTACAATTCTTCGGAAAAAGAAAACCCGGAATTCCTGAGCTGCAAGAGTGGAAAAACCTTGTAGCAGATTTAGAAAAATAA
- a CDS encoding class I SAM-dependent methyltransferase, which translates to MEKENLKILAQNLANPQGEKGIEIGEMMNATNIGMTLESIKALLIEDDENVLEIGHGNAAHVKSILNKAQNVQYTGIDISETMHNEAKRLNKEFKNRAEFVLYEGKRLPFEDKKFDKIYTVNTVYFWDEPVDYLNEIYRVLKDNGTFVLTFGQRDFMEKLPFTQFNFTLYNTDEMEETVSKSHFKRMKISEKEEEVKSKTEDKTITRNYTILTIKK; encoded by the coding sequence ATGGAAAAAGAGAATTTAAAAATATTAGCTCAGAATCTTGCGAATCCTCAAGGTGAAAAAGGGATTGAAATCGGGGAAATGATGAATGCCACCAACATCGGAATGACATTGGAAAGTATTAAAGCTCTTTTAATAGAAGATGATGAAAATGTTCTTGAAATAGGACACGGAAATGCAGCTCATGTTAAAAGCATTTTAAATAAAGCTCAAAACGTCCAATATACAGGAATAGATATTTCCGAGACAATGCATAATGAAGCCAAAAGATTAAATAAAGAGTTTAAAAATCGAGCTGAATTTGTTTTGTATGAAGGTAAAAGACTTCCTTTTGAAGATAAAAAATTCGATAAAATCTATACTGTGAATACTGTTTATTTCTGGGATGAGCCTGTTGATTATCTAAATGAAATTTACAGGGTTTTAAAAGATAACGGAACCTTTGTTCTTACTTTCGGACAAAGAGATTTCATGGAAAAACTGCCTTTCACACAATTCAATTTTACACTGTATAATACAGATGAAATGGAAGAAACGGTTTCCAAAAGTCATTTTAAAAGAATGAAAATCTCCGAAAAGGAAGAAGAAGTGAAAAGCAAGACAGAAGACAAAACAATAACAAGAAATTATACAATCTTAACCATAAAAAAATAA
- a CDS encoding heme ABC transporter ATP-binding protein, with amino-acid sequence MIKAHQISYKHKEFHILDAVDISLEYGEFLAIVGPNGAGKSSLLSILANEIKSKQKVLFKDKNIGDWEVRELSKHKAKFSQHNSNDIPLEVKDVVMMGRYPYFDAQPRQEDHEAMNNMMYETDVYYLKDREYNTLSGGEKQRVHLSRVMAQLQNEITHKLVFLDEPLNNLDVKHQYKALEIIKNFTKKANSAIVVLHDLNLAAQFADKILLMKSGRVSSYGTPEEVFTSENISEAYNFPCTICDHPITNNPMIIFG; translated from the coding sequence ATGATAAAGGCACACCAGATCAGTTATAAACATAAAGAATTCCATATTCTTGATGCCGTGGATATTTCTTTGGAATACGGCGAGTTTTTAGCAATTGTTGGTCCGAATGGAGCAGGAAAATCAAGTCTCCTAAGTATTTTGGCAAATGAAATAAAGTCGAAACAGAAGGTTTTGTTTAAAGATAAAAACATCGGAGATTGGGAAGTAAGAGAATTGTCGAAGCACAAAGCAAAATTTTCCCAGCACAACAGCAATGATATTCCTCTTGAGGTCAAAGATGTCGTGATGATGGGTCGTTACCCGTATTTTGATGCTCAGCCAAGACAGGAAGACCATGAAGCGATGAATAATATGATGTATGAAACGGATGTCTACTACTTGAAAGACAGAGAATACAATACGTTGTCGGGTGGTGAAAAACAGCGTGTACATCTTTCCAGAGTGATGGCGCAGTTGCAAAACGAAATTACCCATAAGCTCGTTTTTCTTGATGAGCCTTTGAATAATTTAGATGTAAAACATCAGTACAAAGCATTGGAAATCATTAAAAATTTCACTAAAAAAGCAAATTCTGCGATTGTTGTTCTTCACGATTTGAATCTGGCGGCACAGTTTGCGGACAAAATTTTATTAATGAAATCAGGAAGGGTTTCTTCTTATGGAACTCCCGAAGAAGTTTTTACATCAGAAAATATAAGCGAGGCGTACAACTTTCCATGTACGATTTGCGACCACCCAATTACGAATAACCCAATGATTATTTTCGGATAA
- a CDS encoding FecCD family ABC transporter permease, whose product MKAQSKLYFYITISTILLIIIAVWSLNTGVYDFGGKSAFEVLGKVIKGDQSLSLSDKYVVWDVRAARIIMAILIGSMLAVSGTGLQGLFKNPLATGDLIGLTSGATLLAAIAIVLGGHFKQYLPEAVQFSLVGISAFIGSLLSMLLVYRISTSGGKTNVVMMLLSGVAITAIGFSITGFLIYISKDDQLRDLTFWNLGSLAAATWTKNIILGVVLLISYIILLPKGKALNAMMLGEKDAQHLGINVEKLKKQIIIITALMVGTTVAFSGTIGFVGLIVPYILRLLFKSNYTFILPLSAVFGSILLLTADTFSRSIVQPSELPIGILTALMGGPIFIAILVKFKKSL is encoded by the coding sequence TTGAAAGCACAAAGTAAACTATACTTTTACATTACAATAAGTACCATACTGCTTATTATTATTGCAGTATGGTCTCTTAATACAGGGGTTTACGATTTTGGAGGTAAATCTGCGTTTGAAGTGTTGGGAAAAGTAATTAAAGGAGATCAAAGTTTATCATTAAGTGATAAATATGTAGTTTGGGACGTAAGAGCGGCCAGAATTATCATGGCAATTCTTATCGGAAGCATGCTTGCTGTTTCAGGAACAGGTTTACAGGGATTATTTAAAAATCCTTTAGCGACGGGAGATTTAATAGGATTAACATCGGGAGCGACTCTACTTGCCGCCATTGCGATAGTTTTAGGAGGGCATTTCAAGCAATATCTTCCTGAAGCCGTACAATTTTCATTGGTAGGTATTTCTGCTTTCATCGGTTCTCTTTTATCAATGTTGCTGGTTTACAGGATTTCTACAAGCGGTGGAAAAACAAATGTAGTCATGATGCTCTTGAGCGGAGTTGCCATTACGGCAATCGGTTTCTCAATTACAGGTTTTTTGATTTATATTTCAAAAGACGACCAGTTAAGGGATTTAACTTTCTGGAATTTAGGAAGTTTAGCCGCCGCAACGTGGACGAAGAATATTATTTTAGGAGTAGTGTTACTCATTTCTTATATCATTTTATTGCCAAAAGGAAAGGCATTGAATGCAATGATGTTAGGCGAAAAAGATGCTCAGCATTTAGGAATTAATGTTGAAAAACTGAAAAAGCAGATCATTATTATCACAGCATTGATGGTAGGAACCACGGTGGCTTTTTCAGGAACGATTGGTTTTGTAGGTCTTATTGTACCTTATATTTTAAGACTTTTATTTAAATCAAATTACACCTTCATTTTACCATTATCAGCGGTTTTTGGGAGTATTTTGCTGTTGACGGCAGATACATTCAGCAGAAGTATCGTACAACCTTCAGAATTACCGATCGGTATTTTAACGGCGTTAATGGGAGGGCCTATTTTCATCGCTATTTTAGTTAAATTCAAAAAAAGTTTGTAA
- a CDS encoding heme/hemin ABC transporter substrate-binding protein, with protein sequence MKKFILAASVLVAVYSCKKEEGAKKENTTEVSSEAPKSNNKIVTLNGGITEIVAALGHEKEIVGTDVTSTYPESLKATAKDLGHVRSMTIEPIMAVSPTLILASDKDINPELMGKIKSSGIKTEVFKQEFTVDGTKKLIADVAKAIGNTDYQKLNDKIDTDLKQVQHIAKKPKVLFIYARGNMLMVSGKNTPMASLIGLAGGENAVNDFEDFKPLTPEAVVKANPDVLFFFTSGLQGAGGNEGALKMPGVSQTNAGKNKKIIAMDGGLVSGFGPRLGEAAVELNKLLVESTK encoded by the coding sequence ATGAAAAAATTCATTCTTGCAGCTTCGGTGCTTGTTGCAGTATATTCTTGCAAAAAAGAAGAAGGTGCTAAAAAAGAAAATACAACAGAAGTAAGTTCTGAAGCTCCAAAATCTAATAATAAAATTGTTACTCTAAACGGCGGAATTACAGAAATCGTAGCTGCTTTAGGTCACGAAAAAGAAATCGTAGGAACAGACGTTACAAGCACATATCCGGAATCTTTGAAAGCTACGGCTAAAGATTTAGGTCACGTAAGATCAATGACCATCGAACCGATCATGGCCGTGTCTCCGACTTTAATTTTAGCTTCTGATAAAGACATCAATCCGGAATTGATGGGGAAAATAAAGTCTTCAGGAATTAAAACTGAGGTTTTCAAACAGGAATTCACAGTTGACGGAACTAAAAAGCTAATTGCTGATGTAGCAAAAGCGATCGGAAATACAGATTATCAAAAGCTTAACGATAAAATCGATACTGATTTAAAACAAGTTCAGCACATTGCTAAAAAGCCAAAAGTATTGTTCATCTACGCAAGAGGAAACATGTTGATGGTTTCAGGTAAAAATACGCCAATGGCTTCATTAATAGGTCTTGCAGGTGGTGAAAACGCGGTGAATGATTTTGAAGATTTCAAACCATTGACTCCGGAAGCGGTTGTAAAAGCAAATCCTGATGTATTGTTTTTCTTCACAAGCGGACTTCAGGGTGCAGGAGGAAATGAAGGTGCTCTTAAAATGCCGGGTGTTTCCCAGACAAACGCCGGTAAAAACAAGAAGATCATCGCAATGGACGGAGGTTTAGTTTCTGGCTTTGGGCCAAGGTTAGGAGAAGCTGCAGTAGAATTAAACAAATTATTAGTTGAAAGCACAAAGTAA